A single window of Pseudomonas lutea DNA harbors:
- a CDS encoding GNAT family N-acetyltransferase yields the protein MFLHRPLEEKDVPFICEMPQSIDELFYMFPKAVYPLTPEQLNESIEQRSDNTVIELDGQVVGFANFSRYDFRGRCSMGNVIIDPRFRSKGVGRYMIGCMMELAFGKHEAAELTASCFNHNVPGLLFYPKLGFKPFAIEERQDKKGARVALIHLKLPRS from the coding sequence ATGTTTCTTCATCGCCCCCTGGAAGAAAAAGACGTTCCTTTCATATGCGAAATGCCACAGAGCATTGATGAGCTCTTCTATATGTTTCCCAAAGCGGTCTATCCGCTGACCCCAGAGCAGCTCAACGAGTCCATTGAGCAGCGCTCCGATAACACCGTGATCGAACTGGACGGGCAAGTGGTCGGGTTCGCCAACTTCTCCCGGTATGACTTCCGCGGCCGCTGTTCGATGGGCAATGTGATCATCGATCCGCGTTTTCGCTCCAAAGGGGTAGGGCGGTACATGATCGGCTGCATGATGGAGCTTGCATTCGGCAAGCACGAAGCCGCAGAACTGACGGCCTCCTGCTTCAATCACAATGTCCCCGGCCTTCTCTTTTATCCCAAGCTGGGTTTCAAGCCATTCGCCATCGAAGAGCGTCAGGACAAAAAAGGCGCTCGTGTCGCGCTGATCCACTTGAAACTTCCGCGCAGCTGA
- a CDS encoding TRAP transporter small permease has protein sequence MHPLTRFWEHLEEGMIAFLLAAMTLVTFVYVALNNIYTLFYSLSDQWAVSSDFFAGIGDHLMGYAQAMTWSVALTKALFGWLIFFGISYGVRTAGHLGVDALVKKTSKPVQRVLAMLACACCLAYAGLFLVASYKWVSALFVAGIGAEDLDRFGIEVAYIAIIVPIGFGLVIARYLEILYRIWTHRQTGLGLADEAAEASKLANPAEEQH, from the coding sequence ATGCACCCGCTGACGCGATTCTGGGAGCATCTGGAGGAGGGCATGATTGCCTTCCTGCTGGCTGCCATGACCCTCGTGACATTCGTCTACGTGGCGTTGAACAACATTTACACCCTGTTTTATTCCCTCAGCGATCAATGGGCGGTCAGCAGTGACTTTTTCGCCGGCATCGGCGATCACCTCATGGGCTATGCGCAAGCGATGACCTGGAGCGTGGCGCTGACCAAGGCGCTGTTTGGCTGGCTGATCTTTTTCGGCATTTCCTATGGCGTGCGCACCGCGGGCCACCTGGGCGTCGATGCGCTGGTCAAGAAAACCAGCAAACCGGTGCAGCGCGTGCTCGCCATGCTGGCGTGTGCCTGCTGCCTTGCCTACGCGGGTCTGTTTCTCGTCGCCAGCTACAAGTGGGTGTCGGCGCTGTTCGTGGCCGGCATCGGTGCCGAAGACCTCGACCGGTTCGGCATCGAGGTGGCGTACATCGCGATCATCGTGCCGATCGGCTTTGGCCTGGTGATAGCGCGTTACCTGGAAATCCTCTACCGCATCTGGACGCACCGGCAGACCGGGCTGGGTCTGGCTGACGAAGCGGCCGAAGCGAGCAAGCTGGCCAACCCTGCCGAGGAGCAGCACTGA
- a CDS encoding DUF2931 family protein — protein MLCSLSACANGPRLPPTPNLPYPAWYVGFAAPKHMEVWVETVDVLDKRGLAFYRVHGGVASYTGKTEGWHRGGSGGKPINNVDLPDQIFLRWQSLVEPQTYKLKIQIPQWVRDEMVRPERVLCKFKQRWKTDYRDIIALGMAPGGIVKVWVGGACLGFTEIGRFQAEVEPRGPYRGASKGKYVPLEPENKAYIDQHGIPYGSW, from the coding sequence ATGTTATGCAGCCTAAGTGCGTGCGCGAATGGGCCGAGATTGCCGCCGACGCCTAATCTGCCGTATCCGGCTTGGTATGTGGGCTTCGCTGCACCCAAACATATGGAGGTGTGGGTGGAGACCGTCGATGTGCTGGACAAGCGCGGACTTGCTTTCTATCGGGTACATGGTGGTGTTGCCAGCTATACCGGAAAAACCGAGGGCTGGCACCGAGGGGGTTCAGGAGGGAAACCTATCAATAACGTCGATCTCCCTGACCAGATCTTCCTGCGCTGGCAGTCTTTGGTCGAGCCGCAGACTTATAAGCTCAAAATTCAAATTCCGCAGTGGGTACGCGATGAGATGGTTAGGCCCGAACGAGTCCTTTGCAAGTTTAAACAGCGATGGAAAACCGATTATCGCGACATCATCGCGCTTGGCATGGCCCCCGGAGGCATCGTAAAAGTTTGGGTCGGGGGCGCCTGCCTGGGTTTCACCGAAATCGGTCGTTTTCAGGCCGAAGTAGAGCCGCGTGGTCCTTACCGCGGTGCCAGCAAAGGCAAGTACGTACCACTTGAACCTGAGAACAAAGCCTATATCGACCAGCACGGTATTCCCTATGGAAGCTGGTAA
- a CDS encoding DUF1652 domain-containing protein has protein sequence MIACTLSNLELRGIIESAFLPLRCNCTVMEDVMTMEVIDPATERVELVASNIALDTLDNSHALCVLIRELQAELEKTRH, from the coding sequence ATGATTGCCTGCACACTTTCCAACCTGGAGCTGCGCGGAATTATAGAAAGTGCATTTCTTCCGCTGCGCTGCAATTGCACCGTCATGGAGGATGTCATGACGATGGAGGTCATAGACCCCGCCACCGAACGCGTCGAGCTGGTGGCATCCAACATTGCTCTGGACACGCTCGACAACAGTCATGCCCTGTGTGTGCTTATCCGGGAGCTGCAAGCTGAACTCGAGAAGACCCGACATTGA
- a CDS encoding acyl-CoA dehydrogenase family protein, translated as MNPYEDEDLNAIRDGVRALCAEFPAEYWRRIDEEKGFPEAFVKALTDAGWLSAMIPEEYGGSGLGLAEASVILEEVNACGGNSGTVHGQMYNMFTLLRHGSEAQKSYYLPKLASGELRLQSMGVTEPTTGTDTTKIKTTAVRQGDKYVINGQKVWISRVQHSDLMILLARTTPLAEVTKKSEGMSIFLVDLRDAIGNGLTVQPIANMVNHETNELFFDNLELPADSLIGEEGKGFRYILDGLNAERTLIAAECIGDGRWFIEKSAAYARDRVVFGRPIGQNQGVQFPIAEAHIEIEAADLMRWRACEEYDAGKNAGASANMAKYLAAKASWEAANACLQTHGGFGFACEYDVERKFRETRLYQVAPISTNLILSYVAEHLLELPRSF; from the coding sequence ATGAATCCCTACGAAGACGAAGACCTCAATGCCATCCGTGACGGCGTGCGTGCGCTGTGTGCCGAGTTCCCTGCCGAGTACTGGCGCAGGATCGACGAAGAAAAAGGTTTCCCGGAAGCATTCGTCAAGGCGCTGACCGATGCCGGCTGGCTGTCGGCGATGATCCCCGAGGAATACGGCGGCTCCGGCCTGGGCCTGGCGGAGGCCTCTGTCATCCTCGAAGAAGTGAACGCCTGTGGCGGCAACTCCGGCACGGTGCATGGCCAGATGTACAACATGTTCACCCTGCTGCGCCATGGCAGCGAGGCGCAGAAAAGTTACTACTTGCCCAAGCTCGCCAGCGGCGAATTACGCTTGCAGTCGATGGGCGTGACCGAGCCCACCACCGGTACTGACACCACCAAGATCAAGACCACGGCGGTCAGGCAGGGCGACAAGTATGTGATCAACGGCCAGAAGGTGTGGATCTCCCGCGTGCAGCATTCCGACCTGATGATTCTGCTCGCGCGCACCACGCCGCTCGCCGAGGTCACCAAAAAGTCCGAAGGCATGTCGATCTTTCTCGTCGACCTGCGTGACGCCATTGGCAACGGACTGACCGTTCAGCCCATCGCCAACATGGTCAACCACGAAACCAACGAGCTGTTTTTCGACAACCTTGAGCTGCCCGCCGACAGCCTGATAGGCGAGGAAGGCAAAGGCTTCCGCTACATCCTTGATGGCCTGAACGCAGAACGCACACTGATCGCCGCCGAGTGCATCGGTGACGGGCGCTGGTTCATCGAAAAATCCGCCGCCTACGCCCGTGATCGCGTGGTATTCGGTCGTCCGATCGGGCAAAACCAGGGCGTGCAGTTCCCCATTGCCGAAGCGCACATCGAGATCGAGGCCGCGGACCTGATGCGTTGGCGTGCCTGTGAAGAATACGACGCCGGCAAGAACGCCGGGGCCAGCGCCAACATGGCCAAGTACCTGGCCGCAAAGGCATCGTGGGAGGCTGCCAATGCCTGCCTGCAAACACACGGCGGCTTCGGCTTCGCCTGCGAATACGACGTGGAGCGCAAATTTCGCGAAACCCGCCTGTACCAGGTCGCGCCAATCTCCACCAACCTGATTCTTTCCTACGTCGCCGAGCACTTGCTCGAACTGCCACGCAGTTTCTGA
- a CDS encoding MmgE/PrpD family protein, giving the protein MSHTQALAGFLAELTYEQIPGVVLDRTEDLFLDWIGSALASQGARPIPLFERYAERMGPQQGKAKILVSGRGTSAYFAALVNGASSHLVEQDDLHNSSVLHPATVVFSAVLAAAQDLGKTGQDLLLASVAGYEAGIRIGEFMGRSHYRIFHTTATVGTLAAAVGVGKLLDFDKEQFINLLGTAGTQAAGLWEFLRDAADSKQLHTAKAAADGLLAAYLTEDGLTGARNILEGDQGMAAGMSSDSDATKLSDRLGSRWALVETSFKFHASCRHTHPAADALLHLMQREGLRHEQIARVVTRVHQGAIDVLGRVDVPQTVHQAKFSMGAVLGLIAVHGSAQLIEFRDLALTDPDVAAFREKVSMELDPEVDDAYPARWLGRVMVSTTDGRTLSAGIDEPKGDPGNTLSRAELEDKVQRLLAFSGARTVEQGTALIQRVWQLRDARDLHDLI; this is encoded by the coding sequence ATGAGCCATACCCAGGCATTGGCGGGGTTCCTCGCCGAGCTGACCTACGAGCAAATCCCAGGCGTCGTACTCGACCGCACCGAAGACCTGTTTCTTGACTGGATCGGCTCGGCGCTGGCCAGCCAGGGCGCACGGCCCATCCCGCTGTTCGAGCGCTACGCCGAACGCATGGGGCCGCAACAGGGCAAGGCAAAGATTCTGGTCAGCGGTCGTGGCACCTCGGCGTATTTCGCCGCGCTGGTGAATGGCGCGTCGTCGCACCTGGTCGAACAGGACGATCTGCACAACAGCTCGGTGTTGCACCCGGCAACCGTGGTTTTTTCGGCGGTGCTGGCAGCGGCGCAGGACCTCGGCAAAACTGGCCAGGACCTGTTGCTGGCGTCCGTGGCCGGCTACGAGGCCGGCATTCGCATCGGCGAATTCATGGGCCGCTCGCACTACCGCATCTTTCACACCACCGCGACGGTCGGCACCCTCGCCGCAGCGGTCGGTGTGGGTAAGCTGCTGGACTTTGACAAGGAACAATTCATCAACCTGCTGGGCACCGCAGGCACGCAGGCCGCCGGGTTGTGGGAGTTCTTGCGTGACGCTGCCGATTCCAAACAGCTGCACACCGCCAAGGCTGCAGCCGATGGCCTGCTGGCGGCGTACCTCACCGAAGACGGCCTGACCGGCGCGCGCAATATTCTGGAGGGCGATCAAGGCATGGCGGCGGGCATGTCCAGCGACAGCGATGCCACCAAATTGTCCGACCGCCTCGGCAGCCGTTGGGCGCTGGTTGAAACCTCGTTCAAATTCCATGCCTCGTGCCGGCATACCCATCCCGCCGCTGATGCGTTGCTGCACCTGATGCAACGGGAAGGCCTGCGCCATGAGCAGATCGCCAGGGTCGTCACGCGGGTGCATCAGGGTGCCATTGATGTGCTGGGTCGGGTTGATGTGCCACAGACCGTGCATCAGGCCAAGTTTTCCATGGGCGCGGTGCTGGGCCTGATCGCAGTCCATGGCAGCGCCCAGCTGATCGAATTTCGCGACCTGGCGCTGACGGATCCTGACGTTGCTGCGTTCCGCGAAAAGGTCTCGATGGAGCTGGACCCCGAAGTGGATGACGCTTATCCCGCGAGATGGCTGGGCCGGGTCATGGTGTCCACCACCGATGGCCGCACCCTGAGCGCGGGCATTGATGAGCCCAAAGGCGATCCGGGCAACACCCTGTCCAGGGCCGAGCTTGAGGACAAGGTCCAGCGCCTGCTGGCGTTCTCCGGTGCGCGCACGGTGGAGCAGGGCACGGCGTTGATTCAGCGGGTCTGGCAGCTGCGCGACGCGCGGGATTTGCACGACCTGATCTAA
- the dctM gene encoding C4-dicarboxylate TRAP transporter large permease protein DctM, with translation MTVICLFLLLFVFMFLGVPIAISLGLSGAVSILMFSQDSLSSLAIKLFETSDSYTFLAIPFFLLSGAFMTTGGVAQRLIDFANACVGHIRGGLAIAAVLACMLFAALSGSSPATVAAVGSIAVAGMVRSGYPKEFGAGIICNAGTLGILIPPSIVMVVYAAATETSVGKLFIAGVIPGILLGLALMVVIYIVARVKKLPAQPRVTFRQWLHTAQRAFWGLMLLVIILGGIYSGMFTPTEAAAVAAVYSAFIALFVYKDMSFKDCPKVLLESGRLSIMLMFIIANAMLFAHVLTTEQIPQQITAWVISEGLTPIGFLIMVNIVLLIAGSFMEPSAIILILAPIFFPIAMKLGIDPIHLGIVMVVNMEIGLVHPPVGLNLFVTSAVTGLTLGQTIRAALPWLSILLVFLLLVTYVPFISLALPNWLGMP, from the coding sequence ATGACCGTTATCTGCCTGTTCCTGTTGCTATTCGTTTTCATGTTTCTGGGCGTGCCCATCGCGATTTCCCTCGGATTGTCCGGTGCTGTTTCGATCCTCATGTTCAGTCAGGATTCGCTGAGCTCGCTGGCGATCAAGCTGTTTGAAACGTCCGACAGCTACACCTTTCTAGCGATCCCGTTCTTCCTGTTGTCCGGCGCCTTCATGACCACGGGTGGCGTCGCCCAGCGTCTGATCGACTTTGCAAATGCCTGCGTCGGCCACATTCGTGGCGGCCTTGCAATTGCCGCAGTGCTGGCCTGCATGCTCTTCGCGGCGTTGTCCGGTTCCTCGCCTGCAACGGTCGCAGCCGTCGGTTCGATCGCCGTTGCCGGCATGGTGCGTTCCGGTTACCCGAAGGAGTTCGGCGCCGGGATCATCTGCAACGCCGGTACTTTGGGCATTCTGATTCCGCCGTCCATCGTGATGGTGGTGTACGCCGCAGCCACCGAGACCTCGGTCGGCAAGCTGTTCATCGCAGGCGTGATTCCCGGCATCCTGCTGGGTCTGGCGCTGATGGTGGTGATCTACATTGTGGCCCGGGTCAAGAAACTTCCGGCCCAGCCACGGGTGACTTTCCGTCAGTGGCTACACACCGCGCAACGCGCATTCTGGGGCCTGATGCTGCTGGTGATCATCCTCGGCGGGATCTACAGCGGCATGTTTACCCCCACCGAAGCGGCGGCCGTGGCAGCCGTCTATTCGGCGTTCATCGCGTTGTTTGTGTACAAGGACATGAGCTTCAAGGACTGCCCGAAGGTCCTGCTGGAATCGGGACGGCTGTCGATCATGCTGATGTTCATCATCGCCAATGCGATGCTGTTCGCCCATGTGCTGACCACCGAGCAGATCCCCCAACAGATCACCGCGTGGGTCATCTCCGAAGGGCTGACGCCGATCGGCTTCCTGATCATGGTCAACATCGTGCTGTTGATTGCGGGCAGCTTCATGGAGCCTTCGGCAATCATCCTGATCCTTGCGCCGATCTTCTTCCCGATTGCCATGAAGCTGGGGATTGATCCCATCCACCTGGGCATCGTCATGGTGGTCAACATGGAAATCGGTCTGGTCCACCCACCGGTCGGGCTCAACCTGTTCGTGACCTCCGCCGTGACTGGCCTGACGCTGGGGCAGACCATTCGCGCTGCCTTGCCGTGGCTGTCGATTCTGCTGGTGTTTCTGCTGCTGGTGACTTACGTGCCCTTCATCTCGCTCGCGCTGCCTAACTGGCTGGGCATGCCATGA
- a CDS encoding DUF2931 family protein yields the protein MLCSLSACGGGPRLPPTPKLPYSAWYIGLAAPKHMEVWVETVDVLDKRGLAFYRVHGGVASYTGKTEGWHRGGSGGKPINNVDLPDQIFLRWQSLVEPQTYKLKIQIPQWVRDEMVRPERVLCQWNQQWKIDYRETISLGMAPGGIVKIWVGGSCLGFTEIGRFQAEVEPRGPYRGASKGKYIPLEPENKAYIDQHGIPYGSW from the coding sequence ATGTTATGCAGCTTAAGTGCGTGCGGCGGTGGGCCGAGATTGCCGCCAACGCCCAAGCTGCCGTATTCGGCTTGGTACATCGGCTTAGCTGCGCCCAAGCATATGGAGGTATGGGTGGAAACTGTCGATGTACTGGATAAGCGTGGACTGGCTTTCTACCGGGTACATGGCGGTGTTGCCAGCTATACCGGAAAAACCGAGGGCTGGCACCGAGGGGGTTCAGGAGGGAAACCTATCAATAACGTCGATCTCCCTGACCAGATCTTCCTGCGCTGGCAGTCTTTGGTCGAGCCGCAGACTTATAAGCTCAAAATTCAAATTCCGCAGTGGGTACGCGATGAGATGGTTAGGCCCGAACGGGTTCTATGCCAGTGGAATCAGCAATGGAAGATCGACTATCGGGAAACAATCTCGCTTGGCATGGCACCCGGAGGAATTGTAAAAATCTGGGTCGGCGGCTCCTGCCTGGGTTTCACCGAAATCGGTCGTTTTCAGGCCGAAGTAGAGCCGCGTGGTCCTTACCGCGGAGCCAGCAAAGGCAAGTACATACCACTTGAGCCTGAGAACAAAGCCTACATCGACCAGCACGGTATTCCCTATGGAAGCTGGTAA
- a CDS encoding CaiB/BaiF CoA transferase family protein — translation MTQQPLRPLDGITVVSLEHAIAAPFCTRQLADLGARVIKIERPGVGDFARGYDQRVDGLASHFVWTNRSKESLTLDLKQDEAGDILESLLGKADVLVQNLAPGAASRMGLSFETLHARFPRLIVCDISGYGEGGPYEKKKAYDLLIQSEGGFLSVTGGPGENEMAKAGCSIADIAAGMYAYTGILSALMLRDKTGEGSRIDVSMLESLVEWMGYPMYYAYNGASPPPRAGASHSTIYPYGPFPTGGGGTIMLGLQNEREWALFCEKVLLEPALATDERFSANFKRSENREVLRQIIVDGFAALTVDDVVARLEDAQIANARVNDMQGVWDHPQLKSRDRWREVDSPSGPLPSLLPPGHNAAFTPRMDGVPGLGQHTASILGELGFSAEDQTRMAAGGVV, via the coding sequence ATGACTCAACAACCCCTCCGTCCCCTCGACGGCATCACCGTGGTCAGCCTTGAACACGCCATCGCCGCACCGTTCTGCACCCGGCAACTGGCGGACCTGGGTGCGCGCGTGATCAAGATCGAGCGCCCCGGCGTTGGCGATTTCGCTCGGGGCTACGACCAGCGCGTCGATGGCCTGGCCTCGCATTTCGTCTGGACCAACCGCTCCAAGGAAAGCCTGACCCTGGACCTCAAGCAGGACGAGGCCGGCGATATTCTGGAGTCGCTGCTCGGTAAGGCCGACGTGCTGGTGCAGAACCTTGCGCCGGGCGCTGCGTCGCGCATGGGCCTGTCGTTCGAGACCCTGCATGCACGTTTCCCGCGGCTGATCGTGTGTGACATTTCCGGTTACGGCGAAGGCGGGCCGTACGAGAAGAAGAAAGCCTACGACCTGTTGATCCAGAGTGAAGGCGGCTTTTTATCGGTGACCGGCGGGCCTGGCGAGAACGAAATGGCCAAGGCCGGATGCTCCATCGCCGACATCGCCGCCGGCATGTACGCCTACACCGGCATCCTTTCGGCGCTGATGCTGCGCGACAAGACCGGGGAGGGCAGCCGCATCGACGTCAGCATGCTCGAAAGCCTGGTGGAGTGGATGGGTTACCCGATGTATTACGCCTACAACGGCGCATCGCCGCCGCCAAGGGCCGGAGCATCGCATTCGACGATCTATCCGTATGGGCCGTTTCCTACGGGCGGTGGCGGCACCATCATGCTCGGTCTGCAGAACGAGCGGGAATGGGCGCTGTTCTGCGAGAAAGTCCTGCTTGAGCCGGCGCTGGCGACGGACGAGCGCTTCTCGGCGAACTTCAAACGATCTGAAAACCGCGAGGTGCTGAGACAAATCATTGTCGATGGCTTCGCCGCGCTGACGGTCGACGACGTGGTTGCACGCCTGGAAGACGCCCAGATCGCCAACGCCCGCGTCAACGACATGCAAGGCGTCTGGGACCATCCGCAGCTCAAGTCGCGTGACCGTTGGCGCGAAGTCGACAGCCCGTCCGGCCCGTTGCCCTCGCTGCTGCCGCCGGGCCATAACGCGGCGTTTACTCCGCGTATGGACGGCGTGCCGGGCTTGGGTCAGCACACCGCCAGCATCCTCGGCGAGCTGGGGTTTTCTGCCGAAGACCAGACGCGAATGGCGGCGGGCGGGGTGGTGTAA
- a CDS encoding HpcH/HpaI aldolase/citrate lyase family protein: MPHPLIRSALFVPGSRPERFAKALAAGADAVIVDFEDAVEESLKRQARDNLGVFLNSHPQAAVWVRVNAPAHAEHADDLAFCRQQAGVVGVLLPKVESAAHVAAVWQAGKPVWPIIESAKGLLALEQIAHATGVQRLSFGGLDLALDLSLNTGTPAAQMFLDQARMSVQLHSRGAELLPPLDGVYPAIGDQQGLHRAVRHAYDMGYGGALCIHPAQVPVIHAALAPSAEDLNWARKVIDASAAARGAGAFQLDGQMIDAPVLLRAQRLLALAAG, from the coding sequence ATGCCGCACCCCCTCATTCGCTCCGCGCTGTTCGTTCCCGGCAGTCGCCCCGAGCGCTTTGCCAAGGCGCTGGCCGCAGGCGCCGATGCGGTGATTGTCGATTTTGAAGACGCCGTCGAAGAATCGCTCAAGCGCCAGGCGCGGGACAACCTTGGGGTCTTCCTGAACAGCCATCCGCAAGCGGCCGTATGGGTCCGGGTCAACGCACCTGCCCATGCCGAGCATGCCGATGACCTGGCGTTTTGCCGACAACAGGCCGGGGTTGTCGGGGTGCTCTTGCCCAAGGTCGAAAGCGCTGCTCACGTGGCGGCCGTCTGGCAGGCGGGCAAGCCGGTGTGGCCGATCATCGAAAGCGCAAAGGGGTTGCTGGCACTGGAGCAGATCGCTCACGCCACTGGTGTCCAACGTTTGTCATTCGGCGGGCTCGATCTGGCCCTGGACCTGAGCCTCAATACGGGAACCCCCGCCGCACAGATGTTTCTGGATCAGGCGCGGATGTCGGTGCAGCTGCACTCCAGAGGCGCGGAACTGCTGCCACCGCTGGACGGTGTCTATCCCGCGATCGGCGATCAGCAGGGCCTGCATCGCGCGGTCCGGCACGCGTACGACATGGGCTACGGCGGCGCGCTGTGCATTCATCCGGCGCAAGTTCCGGTCATCCACGCCGCGCTGGCGCCCAGTGCCGAAGACCTCAACTGGGCACGCAAGGTGATCGATGCCAGCGCCGCAGCACGGGGTGCCGGGGCTTTTCAGCTGGATGGGCAAATGATCGATGCACCCGTGCTGCTGCGTGCTCAGCGCTTGCTGGCATTGGCGGCGGGATAA
- a CDS encoding TRAP transporter substrate-binding protein produces MLKLTKALFCAAAVSVAGLAHAADPITIKFAHVVAENTPKGQGALLFQKMVAADPALKDKVKVEVYPNSSLFGDGKEMEALLLGDVQMLAPSLAKFEQYTKKVQIFDLPFLFNDLAAVDRFQQGPQGKALLTSMDDKGIHGLAYWHNGLKQLSANKKLVEPKDARGLKFRVQASSVLEAQFVALRANPRKMSFAEVYQGLQTGTVNGTENTWSNYESQKVNEVQPFFTESNHGLIDYMVITNSKFWNGLPADVRDELQKILDQVTVEVNKQAEALNQTAKQKIIDAKTSEIVTLTPEQRAKWREVMKPVWDKFSEDIGADLIKAADDSNKAP; encoded by the coding sequence ATGTTGAAGCTGACCAAAGCGCTTTTCTGCGCGGCCGCTGTTTCCGTGGCCGGCCTGGCACACGCCGCTGACCCGATCACGATCAAGTTCGCCCACGTGGTGGCCGAAAACACACCAAAAGGCCAAGGGGCCTTACTCTTCCAGAAAATGGTCGCCGCTGACCCCGCCTTGAAAGACAAGGTCAAAGTCGAGGTCTACCCGAACTCTTCGCTGTTCGGCGACGGCAAGGAAATGGAAGCCCTGCTGCTGGGTGATGTGCAGATGCTGGCGCCGTCTCTGGCCAAGTTCGAGCAGTACACCAAGAAAGTGCAAATTTTCGACCTGCCGTTTCTGTTCAATGACCTGGCCGCCGTTGACCGTTTCCAGCAAGGCCCTCAGGGCAAGGCCCTGCTGACCTCAATGGACGACAAAGGCATTCACGGCCTGGCGTATTGGCACAACGGCTTGAAGCAACTGTCGGCCAACAAGAAGCTGGTCGAACCGAAGGATGCGCGCGGCCTGAAATTCCGCGTTCAGGCATCCAGCGTCCTCGAAGCCCAGTTCGTTGCCCTGCGCGCCAACCCGCGCAAGATGAGCTTCGCCGAGGTCTATCAAGGCCTGCAGACCGGCACCGTCAACGGCACTGAAAACACCTGGTCGAACTACGAAAGCCAGAAGGTCAACGAGGTGCAGCCGTTCTTCACCGAATCCAATCACGGCCTGATCGACTACATGGTCATCACCAACTCCAAGTTCTGGAACGGCCTGCCAGCGGACGTGCGTGACGAACTGCAGAAGATCCTCGACCAGGTGACTGTCGAGGTGAACAAGCAGGCCGAAGCACTGAACCAGACGGCGAAGCAGAAGATCATCGACGCCAAAACCAGCGAAATCGTGACGTTGACTCCCGAGCAGCGCGCCAAGTGGCGTGAAGTCATGAAACCGGTCTGGGACAAGTTCTCCGAAGACATCGGCGCCGACCTGATCAAGGCAGCCGACGATTCCAACAAGGCGCCCTGA
- a CDS encoding DUF2931 family protein, with amino-acid sequence MKRLACAVVLLCSLSACANGPRLPPTPKLPYPAWYVGFAAPKHMEVWVETVDVLDKRGLAFYRVHGGVASYTGKTEGWHRGGSGGKPINNVDLPDQIFLRWQSLVEPQAYKISIRIPQWVRDEMLKPEQGFCQWAGEWQEDYRGTVTLGMAPGGIVKVWVGGSCLGFKEVGRYQAKVEPLGPYRNGKGLFYRAPNPKAQAWIDQHGIPYGSW; translated from the coding sequence ATGAAGCGCCTGGCCTGTGCGGTAGTTTTGTTGTGCAGCCTAAGCGCGTGTGCGAATGGGCCGAGATTGCCGCCGACGCCCAAGCTGCCGTACCCGGCTTGGTATGTGGGCTTCGCTGCACCCAAGCACATGGAGGTGTGGGTGGAGACCGTCGATGTGCTGGACAAGCGCGGACTTGCTTTCTATCGGGTACATGGTGGTGTTGCCAGCTATACCGGAAAAACCGAGGGCTGGCACCGAGGGGGTTCAGGAGGGAAACCTATCAATAACGTCGATCTCCCTGACCAGATCTTCCTGCGCTGGCAGTCACTCGTAGAACCTCAAGCTTACAAAATCAGTATTCGGATACCACAGTGGGTGCGCGATGAGATGCTTAAGCCAGAGCAAGGGTTTTGCCAGTGGGCAGGTGAGTGGCAAGAGGATTATCGCGGCACCGTAACCTTAGGAATGGCTCCGGGCGGAATCGTGAAGGTGTGGGTGGGTGGATCCTGTCTAGGCTTCAAAGAAGTTGGCCGTTACCAAGCCAAGGTAGAGCCTCTTGGCCCTTACCGAAACGGAAAAGGGTTGTTTTACCGAGCGCCTAATCCAAAGGCCCAAGCCTGGATCGATCAGCATGGTATCCCCTATGGAAGCTGGTAA